The nucleotide window CTTGGTGGAGGCAACGTGTGGAGGAGTTAATGCACAGACAATCTGGTGCATTGAGAGTAATGGAAGGTAGGGTTTTGTTAACGAAACTCGAAGCTTGATGTCACCCTCGAAGAAGATGAGCACTGACTAGTCTAAGTAATTGGGCCCCGTGGAGATGGACATTGAGTTGGTAACCGTGGAGGATGGGGGTCATCGATGGAGAAGACGATAGCAACTGTAGAGAAGCCTCAGACGTCGTCGTCTTTGGCAATCATGGGAGCGTTGCATTCGTCAATGGAAAAGacttgataatttaaaaaagaacacAGACAAAGACAAAGAACACAACAAAActgaaacgacgtcattttttattaatgccACGTTGGATGAGATGCCGCAGGTGTTCCCTAGGCCCGTTGCATCCATCATTTTTGCGAGGAAATAAACCATGTGAGAATACCTTGCAATTTCGTGCTGCTTGGTACTTTGTCACTTGTACTAGGTTGCTTTGACAATCCAATGGAGCTTCCTTCTGaatgttttgaaatctttctCCCGATAGTGTCAGCATCTGCAATTTTTCTCATCCAATAAGAATTGATCTACGTAATAATATACTACGTATATACATGCATATTTATATGGATAATAATATGTTTACTACTTCTTTCCACCTCTTTACTATtctatagtgtatttgaaatttttattttttatattatttttattttaaatatttttttaacatccttaatcattaaaaaaatataaaaaaatatacaactttacgaatagtcacttctttaactattaagtaaaagaaaataataataataataataaattaaaaaaataaaaataatagtaaataagtagTAAAAAGAAGTAAGcttatcattattctatttatatagtCTCACCATGTCACTTGTACGTTATAAGTTTGAgcgtaaacatatatatatatatatatattatgctttgGTAAAATTACATCagtcataaaataaatacaaaatacactTTTCTAGTGCTAGACGTTGATGTGtcgggtttatatatatatatatcaacgaAATGTTTGACCTGTCAATAAATAggtttgtaaatataatttgaagTGCATGTCGATCCTTTTGAATGTAAGgaaaactaaccaaaaaaaaaggaaattaaatagAGATGACAGTACTTACAAGGACTCTTACTCTCCTTCGGCAAAGGTAGAGGGCAATGGCTCTACCGAGCTTCGAAGTAGCTCCTGTTAAAAATACCTCTTCCACATCCTTAGGTAGGTCATTGAGGATAACAGCCGCCGTCAAGGTGTTTCCATGGACAACTCGAACTTTAAGGTTTGGGTGTTTGTTCACAAACAGTGTTCCACCCCCGTTGAGAGCTTCATTCTGCACACAAAAATATTTGATGAGAGAGATCAGAATGATTTATAATTCAGTGATGAAacgaaaaaatatttacaattcatttaagaaaattatatgattatttaggTCTGATCGATCGATCTCCAAGttacaattaataaatatattttaataattaaaacaatctATTCCATAAAGTCCTAAagcatttataaatattatccaTATGAGATTTcgaggactatatatatatatatatatatagaaacctTTTTTACATTTAATACTTTCTAATTTCTTCACAAAAGTAAACATTTTCTTCCTAACTGCTCTTTGGCACGCATTCTCTCGTTGATATCACTTTTTTACGGCTTGTAAATGACGGGACGGTGTACGTTTAAAAATTAGAGTGGTGCATGGCATATTAATGGAGGAAGGACCCTGCTATTAATTAGTGTAGTACTTCACGCTCTTATCTTATCTTGCAAATATTAATTTCCTCCGACAACGAATTGACTAGAACCGATCTCCCAAAACTTTTCTCTACTCTCAAGCAAAAATGCTACTGATGGATCGATTGGTACTttcgataatttttttatttaataattaagaaaatatttttttaataatattatatattttttttaaatatatgagtataaaaaataaaataaaataaaataaaactttttactcTTATTGGACCGCCTCGTGCTACACACGTACGGTGGGTGTATAGTAGCATGCATGCTCATTTTCAAGTAGTCCGTACGAAGaggaataaattaatattagacAAACCACCAGCGTCAGGCAATTAAGTACGTACAAACCTTGTTTAATGCAGCAAGGCTAATGACTTTAACCCCAAGTTTATCTGCCCTTAGAATGGCCTGCTCAATGTGCTTGTTGATGCCCTCCCTTGCAAATGGTAAGAAATACTGCATAAAATAAGCAAGCACCGGATCATGATCACGATCACGATCACGATCAGAATATTGATGTTAAAACAcgtagattctattttttttttttttttgaatgtaaAAATGCAAACCTGGAAGCCACACCTAGGCACAGCCCATGTCTGGTGCAACCGGCCTCTGAGTTGGTAGAAAGAGGAAACAAAAGTTTTAGACCAGGCCCACATCATGAGCAGTACCGAAAGGGTGATGGGCCACAACGGGATTAACAACAGATTCGTCGAGAATGGCATTGCTGCAAACGATCGGAAAACGAAGGGCGCGTGCAGAGCGGCCGAGACATCCACCACATGGGCTAGGAAGACAAAATCCGGTACCCTTGCAGATTTGCCTGCAGCAAATATTAATTACGTGGGTGTAAAGTTAAACTTCCAACAACTACTGCACATGCATTAAAATGTGAATACAGTCATGAATTCATATTTAATGGTGATGGAAGTGTTACCTGCAGTCTTTGTCATTGTCATTACTACTACAGTACTGCGCGAGGAAAATGATactacatttatatatttttaatttatttttttaataattaaaaaaatattattagtaaatttatatttatattttatttttaactcatttatacTAGTGTCCTTATTTCGACATGATTGTCCTTGTTTCAACcatccaaaatatatatatctgatgCATGTTGCCATTGGTGCATGTTTTCGCATGCCAACAGCATACTTGTCGATCGAGCGTGGTTGgttaaataatgataataaaatcgAAAAATTCTATTAGTCATTCTAGCATTACATaccatgattttttattttttatttttactaaatgtgtgatgtatagataattaattgaagaatttaattagtttataaaaaataaaataataaataactaaaagtAAAGTATAGTAGTGTGTGCAGGATATGTGAGGATAATGATCATCAgtaacaaaactcaataaaatcatctattttTCACCTCCTTcgtgatatttttgtaaacttCATCATTGACACGTATACGTACGGTTAATGTGAAATTATGCTATATCAGTTTGTATAagaaattattgatattttgactccttttataaatataatagagtCGGATAGACGATTCTATAGGAAGTAGTACTGTGATATACATTCGACTTGTAAATTATAacgtaatttattttttaattatttaatcacaTCAAGAAActataaaagaataatgattAATATGAGGATGAATGTCATTAAAAtcaagggtgatgctacagcccccgctgggagctcctgctggggtgtagtgttattttatatgtgttttatttaagtaattttttatatagatcttttattattttaaaatattttaaaaaaataaaataaatttaaaacatcattcagaaaatattttcttaattagaaagtaaaaaaatataaattaaaaaatattttcttaatcatgaagtaaaataaaaaattataaaaaatatttttaaaaaaataaaataaatttagaacatcattaaaaatatttccttaattagaaagtaaaaaaaaaaatcattaaaatatactttcttaatcacgaagtaaaataaaaaaatatttttttatgattttttattttacttcgtgattaagaaatatgattttttattttatttcgtgattaaaaagatatttttaataatattttgaatttttttttattttttaaaaatagttaaaattattaaaaaaatttatataaaaaataatttaaaaacaaaacacataaaaaatacactaatctccagcggagagctccaagcgggagctcccagcgagagatatagcatttccctaaAATCAAACTGAACACACCTAGATTTGAACTTATTTTCTTGTGCAATTCCCATGATTTGCCGTTGAGTGTCTTCCAAAATGCATCAAACAGAGGCATAAAAAGGCAGAAATTGGTACCCATATCTTGGTGGTGTAAACTGTGGTATCTGCATATATAGCATGATTAATTAGTAACTAAATCAGTAAAATTAATCATCATGTATATGATAACTACCAACATGCAGCAGCTCAACGATTTAAGATGAGAAAAAGttactgttattattattattattattaggtgATTTTGTAGATAGAAGTTGCCTAAAGCATTTTCTAACTACCGTGTTCATGAAGAAATCATTTGTCAGATGAATAGCAACCACAAATGGCTGATAGTAAAAATGCAAAGTACTTCTAGATATGCCTTAaagttcatttcctttttatGAGCTAGGGGTTGTAAACAGATAGGACTTCTGATCTTTGAATAATTAGATGATGTGATTTTGCTAAAAACTGAAACGGATAATTGCTTACGTTGGTGTATATATAAGATATCTAAGAACAGGAATGGTCTGGAAAATTTGGTGCGGAACAACTTCGACATTGCAATGCCCCAAACATCTCAGAAAATCAAAGATTAAAACATAGGCATAGATCATGCTTATCGATCCATATCCCATTAAAGAAGCCCCGAGTATCGGAATTGCAATAATTCCGGTTAATACAAGATGCTCCAACAATGTTGCATTTCCAgctacaacaacaacaaccaaaaaaaagacAAAGATCAAAAGTAAATAATGATCTAATTGAAgaagggaaagggaaaaagaaaaagaaaaaaggaatttCTGATCTTGAAGTAGTTTTCTTTATAAGCTGTCACCTGTAAAGGGCTGGGGAACTGGAGACGAATGGTGAAGGGAATGATAATGGGTAAAAAGATGGTTCCCATGGAAGCACCTATGCATCCAGTAATAGAGAGGCTCTGAAACAGCCATATGGAGTGTCAGCAGAGCGATAAATCCTTTTGTGTTCCAGAGGGGAAGATTTTCAAGGAATGGAAACGTGTAGAAGGCGATGGAGGCAGTTAATGCTTGAAGAATAATGAAATTGTCCCTGTAAATTAAATAAGAACATAAGTTCAAAACTTGtttgaaactaaaataaattcagctaattaaatatatatcattcatatGTTGCAAACTCATTCCATATATCATAAAACTGAATTATTGATCAAGCTTCGACTTGATATCTAGGAACATACGTACCAGTCCCATTCCATGTCAATCTGCTTGAAATCAACCCCTTGCTGAACAATCCTGCGATTTCTCTTCAGGAAAAGCATGTTACTGTAAGAACTCCATAACTGATGAATTAAACCTCTTAGTGCACATATTATCAGAATATGGAGGCACCAATTACTATCTTCGGGGCCTTCCTGATCTTGAAATCTCGAACACACAACTTTTGCAAGAAAAGGTCCATATAGTAGATACTTCAACATATACAAGAGAACATGTTAGGGAAGTTAAACAGAGAATGAAAGACAGCATATATATACTGATCAATACAATCCGTAAATCGATCAAAAATTCAACACTAATAAGCATCGATCGCAGATCAAAACGTAACTCAAACCTTCTTTAGGTTTGCAGTTTCATACCTTGAAGCGGCCAAAGTTCTCCCAAGGCCAAGCTGACAAAGGAGCAACCATTTTACCCTACAAGACAACAAACTCAACCTAGATTCTTTCGATTCCTGGCCCTCGTCTCCTCCTTAAACGTCTTAAAAACGTGTCGAAGAAAAATAGCAAGCTgagaataacagaaaatattgaaaagagtGGACAAGCAAGAGGCCCAGGTGTTGGGAACTGATCCCTGGAATATAGAAGGAGGGGGGAAGAGGAGAGGAGGGGGCCGGAGGCGGGGGCAAATTGCACTTTCTAATTTGATTATCTTTCTTCTAAGAAATGGCCGGCGCGGGGCAACAATACATACGGATTTTATTTCCCCAGCACTCCTCCTCGAGTCATCTACTTATAGGCTATAGAGCATCCCAGGTAGTGTTGCACCCAATACAGTAGATCGAGCTAGATCATGATCTGTATCTCTGTTAATGATCATAATTTATTACAGCTTTCGTCAACAATGGAATTAGGTATAGATGTTTGGATCTCAACGCCTCTAATTTTCACATGCTCAACAGATCATCGTCGAGCACAACTGTAGGCTGTAGGTATGGCCTGCAGAAATTAATGCATGCTTTCCTCATATGGTTGGGGAGTAGCTAGCGGTTGGTGATGATCACTGTTTTGTGGCTTGGCTTGGCTTGAATTGTA belongs to Juglans regia cultivar Chandler chromosome 8, Walnut 2.0, whole genome shotgun sequence and includes:
- the LOC109002481 gene encoding very-long-chain aldehyde decarbonylase CER3-like, coding for MVAPLSAWPWENFGRFKYLLYGPFLAKVVCSRFQDQEGPEDSNWCLHILIICALRGLIHQLWSSYSNMLFLKRNRRIVQQGVDFKQIDMEWDWDNFIILQALTASIAFYTFPFLENLPLWNTKGFIALLTLHMAVSEPLYYWMHRCFHGNHLFTHYHSLHHSSPVPQPFTAGNATLLEHLVLTGIIAIPILGASLMGYGSISMIYAYVLIFDFLRCLGHCNVEVVPHQIFQTIPVLRYLIYTPTYHSLHHQDMGTNFCLFMPLFDAFWKTLNGKSWELHKKISSNLGKSARVPDFVFLAHVVDVSAALHAPFVFRSFAAMPFSTNLLLIPLWPITLSVLLMMWAWSKTFVSSFYQLRGRLHQTWAVPRCGFQYFLPFAREGINKHIEQAILRADKLGVKVISLAALNKNEALNGGGTLFVNKHPNLKVRVVHGNTLTAAVILNDLPKDVEEVFLTGATSKLGRAIALYLCRRRVRVLMLTLSGERFQNIQKEAPLDCQSNLVQVTKYQAARNCKTWIVGKWITPRQQSWAPRGTHFHQFVVPPILPFRRDCNYSDLAAMRLPDDVQGLGCCEYTMERGVVHACHAGGVVHLLEGWTHHEVGAIDVDRIDLVWDSALKHGLRPVSSSTAKISPRKARKQLL